The stretch of DNA ATGTTCCGTCAAGGTTGAAGGAGTATCCAGTTGGAAGCACAAGTCCGACTACAGGCTTAGAGCAGCCGTATTTTTCCAGCTTTTCCATCATCTTCGGAAGAGCTGCCTCCGAAGAGGAGGTTCCGATTACAAGAAGGATTTCCTCTTTAATATAAGCAATGAATTTGAAGATGCTGAAGCCGAATAATTTTGCGATACCACCCAGTACAAGGAAAATGAACAGAGCCATCGTAATATAAACAGAACCCATCAGTTTTCCAAGATAGAACAATGAATCGATTCCAAATTCGCCAATCGTGTATGCCATGGCACCGAATGCGGCTAATGGAGATACCTTCATAATCAGATTAACAATTCCGAAGAACACTTCTGTTACTTTTTCAAAAAACTCGAGGACTGGTTTCCCTTTCTTGCCTATGTGGGCAAGAGACATTCCAAACAATACAGCTAGCAAAAGCACTGGCAGGAGTTGCCCGCCTGTGAACGCACCTATGAAGCTATCAGGTATGATGGAAAGGAAGAAGTCCATAAAGCCGTGGCTTGTTTCTGCAGCCGCTTTTGTATACTGAGAAACATCTCCTTTTCCTCCGTGGGCATCAATGCCTTTACCGGCTTTCATGACATTGGCAACCAGGATTCCGATGGCTAAAGCAATCGTAGAGACAATTTCAAAGTAGAGTAACGCCTTACCGCCAATTTTTCCAACCTTCTTTAAATCTCCCATTCCCGCAATCCCAATAACAATAGTTAGGAAGATGATTGGAGCAATGACCATTTTTACGAGTTTAATAAATATGTCTGCAAGAACCTTCAGCTGTGAACCAAAATCAGGGAATACAAAACCGACTGCAATACCGAGAATAATACCAAGGATGACTTGCGTGGTGAGACTTTTAAACTTAATTTTCATACACCTTGCCTCCTGTTTAGTAGATTTGAAAACGATTTCATTTTCTTGGATTAATAACATGTTACAATTTTGTGAAAAATAAGAATAGTTATTTAAACTTTATAAATCTTTTTGTAATTAAAGTAAGTGATTAATAATGACTTTTATTTAAAACGGTTACAGTTTATAGTGGTTAATAATAGTTTCAGCACGTAATGGGGGCTTTGTTGTGCAGAATCATAGATTCAAGTTTAAATTAAGTACGATCATTATTTTTTTCGTGTGTATCGTTGTGCTATTGTCCCTTATGATTACGGACTTATTAATCAGCCATTCGGTAAATGAGAATATCAGAAAAAATCAGGAGGAGAAGGCGCAGATTGTTGCAAGGACTGTGGCGAAATCACATATCGTCATCAATGGGCTGCAGGACGGGGAAAACTTGACTGCCCTTCAACAATATACAACTGAAATCCAAACGGCTACGAACGTGCTATTTGTGGTTGTCATGGATATGAACGGAATCCGCAAGACGCATCCGAATGCGGAGCAAATTGGCAAACAATTTGTAGGCGGTGATGAAAAGGCCGCTCTTAAAGGGAAAGAGTACGTGTCCACTTCAAAAGGTACCTTGGGTAGATCCGTTCGCGCCTTTACCCCTATTTATAATGGAGAAAAGGAACAAATTGGGGCGGTTGCCGTGGGAATCTCGCTTAAGAGCGTAAATTTAGCGCTTGGCCGCAGCTCTAAAAATATACTGATTGTTACCGCTTTAGGGTTAATCATAGGGATTATCGGGGCGATTTCGCTTGCTACCTACATTAAAAAAACCTTACTTGGGCTAGAACCTTTTGCGATTGCCAAGATCCTTGAAGAAAGAAGTACCATGCTTCAATCGGTTCATGAAGGAATCATTGCTGTTGATCAATCGTCAACGATTACTTTGGTGAACAAGTCTGCGTTGCAAATTTTTAAAAAGGCCGGGCTCTCGGAGGATCCTATCGGTATGAAAATTTATGAGTATATGCCGTCCACCCAATTGGATCATGTTTTGGAAACGGGGCAGCAGGAGCTTGATAAAGAACAAACGATTAACGGTGTGTCGATCCTTGTCAA from Bacillus sp. SLBN-46 encodes:
- a CDS encoding dicarboxylate/amino acid:cation symporter, with protein sequence MKIKFKSLTTQVILGIILGIAVGFVFPDFGSQLKVLADIFIKLVKMVIAPIIFLTIVIGIAGMGDLKKVGKIGGKALLYFEIVSTIALAIGILVANVMKAGKGIDAHGGKGDVSQYTKAAAETSHGFMDFFLSIIPDSFIGAFTGGQLLPVLLLAVLFGMSLAHIGKKGKPVLEFFEKVTEVFFGIVNLIMKVSPLAAFGAMAYTIGEFGIDSLFYLGKLMGSVYITMALFIFLVLGGIAKLFGFSIFKFIAYIKEEILLVIGTSSSEAALPKMMEKLEKYGCSKPVVGLVLPTGYSFNLDGTSIYLSMAALFIAQAYGVDLSIWQQITLLGVLMLTSKGAAGVTGSGFVTLAATLAVFPSIPVEGMALILGVDRFMSEARAITNLIGNGVATVVISKTEGEFNPSQETVAGKISA
- the dcuS gene encoding DcuS/MalK family sensor histidine kinase, whose translation is MQNHRFKFKLSTIIIFFVCIVVLLSLMITDLLISHSVNENIRKNQEEKAQIVARTVAKSHIVINGLQDGENLTALQQYTTEIQTATNVLFVVVMDMNGIRKTHPNAEQIGKQFVGGDEKAALKGKEYVSTSKGTLGRSVRAFTPIYNGEKEQIGAVAVGISLKSVNLALGRSSKNILIVTALGLIIGIIGAISLATYIKKTLLGLEPFAIAKILEERSTMLQSVHEGIIAVDQSSTITLVNKSALQIFKKAGLSEDPIGMKIYEYMPSTQLDHVLETGQQELDKEQTINGVSILVNRVPLVVNGQIVGAISTFRDKTEVNQLAEQLTGVRTYAEALRAQSHEFMNRLHVILGMVQIKAYEELSGFIRTLVNYRNQEFGNITQHIKDPALAGFIMGKLSYAREENVDLSIESDTVIPEPAVSRTTHELITILGNLIDNAVEAMVDSVEKTLEVNFTYEDHWLTIEVFDSGPGISNDVQKRIFEKGFSTKGVNRGYGLYLVAKSVEDLGGELMIDSKLRLGTNVQIRIPYEAREVRG